ACAACGCAAAGCAGCTGCCTATATTGAAAGCCAGTTTAAGGCACTGAATTTACAACCCGGCAATAAAGGCAATTTTCAACTGGGTTATCCCATTTACCAGGATTCAATAGCCAAAGCAGCTATAGATGTGAACGGAAAGCCGTTTGCGATGTTCAACGACTTTACGATCAGCCAGGGAATGGGGCATACAAGTACTTTATTCTGCAACCAGGTTGTTTTTGCAGGCGCCGGTATCAGTGATAGTACCCGCAACGATTTTAAAGATGTAGCAGGCAAAATTGCACTGGTATTTCAGGCCCCATCTTCACCGGCACAAACCGGTGGTGGCTCCAGCACCCGTAACCGCAGAACTTTTGGTCCTTACGCGATAATGGAAGCCGCACAGAAAAATGGCGCAGCCGCCATCCTGATAGTGCAAAATGGGTTTCCCCGTCGTAGCGGGATGGGGTCGGGCAAAAGCTCACCTTACCTCGATGGATTTCAGAAAACAGTTTTCCCAAACACTTTTTTCATCTCTGAAGAGATTGCCAAAGCCATTATGGGCGCTGATTTTGACGCAGCTGCTGAATCCGTAAAAACCGGTAATGCGCAACCTAAAACATATACAGCTGAGGTTAAGCTCGAATTCAGAAAAGACAGAATTGAATTATCCAGCAGCAACGTAGTTGGGTTTATGGAAGGCACCGATAAAAAGGACGAGTTTTTGTTTATCACCGCACATTATGACCACCTTGGCAAACGCGGCGATTCGGTTATTTACTACGGCGCAGATGACGATGGTTCAGGCACCGTAAGTGTGCTGGAACTGGCCGAAGCATTTGCAAAAGCAAAAGCATCGGGCAAAGGTCCCCGCCGCTCCATCGTATTTATGACCGTTTCGGGGGAAGAAAAGGGGTTGTGGGGCTCCGAGTTCTACAGCGATCATCCGATATACCCATTAGACAAAACAACCGCCGACCTGAACATCGATATGATCGGCCGTATCGATCCCAAACGCAAGGAAGGCGACAGCACCAACTATGTATATGTGGTAGGCGATGACAAACTCAGTTCTGACCTGCGCCCCATCAGCGAGGCCGTGAATAAAAAATACACCAGGCTGGAACTGGATTATAAATACAATGCACCCAAAGATCCTGAACGCATTTACTATCGCAGCGACCATTATAATTTCGCCCGTAAAGGCGTGCCCATTATTTTCTACTTCAATGGAACGCACAACGATTACCATAAGCCAACTGATACACCCGATAAGATCAATTACAACCTGATGGCTAAAAGAGCCCAGCTGGTATTTTATACCGCCTGGGAAATGGCCAACCGCAACGATATGTTGAAAAGAGATATTCCGCTTTCTGAGCATTAAATCAATAGACAATTGGCAATGGGCAATAGGCAATCGGAGTTTGCTTATTGCCCATTTCTTCTTTAACTACTTCCAGATCTTATAACAGTATCTGAATAGTTTACCTTCAAAATCAAATGGCGTGGTGGCGCGGGTGATATCTTTTATTTCAGTGGCATTTATCTGTTCCCTGTCCAGCTCAAACTTCCGGTAATTGGTACTGAAGTAAATAATGCCGCCAGGCGCTACGGCACGGATGGTTTTATTCAACAATTCAGCATGATCTCGCTGAATGTCCAGGAAGTCTTTCATACGTTTGCTGTTGCTGAAAGTGGGTGGGTCCATTACTACCAGGTCAAAGGAAGCAGGCGCCAGTGAATCGAGGTATTGCTTTACATCGGCATGAACAAACTCATGCTTCTTTTCATTGTACAGCTCATTCAGCCGCATATTCTCTTCCGCCCATTGCAAATAGGTTTTTGACAAATCAACCGAGGTTACCTGCGAGGCGCCCCCCGCAGCTGCATATACAGAGAAGGAACCGGTATAACAAAACAGGTTCAATACTCTTTTTTCATTCGCCTCATTGCGTATCATGCCCCGGGTAATGCGGTGATCGAGAAACAAGCCGGTATCGAGATAATCGCTCAGGTTCACTTTAAATTTCAGTTCCGCTTCTTCTACAACAAAGTTGGCGCCTTCCTCACTCACCCGCTGGTACTGGCCCAGGCGGCCTGGTTTGCGTTGCCGTTCCTTGATGTACACATTGTCAACCGGCATTTGCAGTACTTCGCAGATCAGCTCTATACAGGCTTCCAGCCAGGCTTCATGTTCTGCCTCCGCCATTTCAAATTTCCGCTTGTATTCTGCCAGGTATAAATTATCGCCATACCGTTCAATAC
The Niastella koreensis GR20-10 genome window above contains:
- a CDS encoding M28 family metallopeptidase: MRRTLLVMALAASTAASAQKIADPRPFATTITPDDLKKHLYIIAGPGMEGRETATEGQRKAAAYIESQFKALNLQPGNKGNFQLGYPIYQDSIAKAAIDVNGKPFAMFNDFTISQGMGHTSTLFCNQVVFAGAGISDSTRNDFKDVAGKIALVFQAPSSPAQTGGGSSTRNRRTFGPYAIMEAAQKNGAAAILIVQNGFPRRSGMGSGKSSPYLDGFQKTVFPNTFFISEEIAKAIMGADFDAAAESVKTGNAQPKTYTAEVKLEFRKDRIELSSSNVVGFMEGTDKKDEFLFITAHYDHLGKRGDSVIYYGADDDGSGTVSVLELAEAFAKAKASGKGPRRSIVFMTVSGEEKGLWGSEFYSDHPIYPLDKTTADLNIDMIGRIDPKRKEGDSTNYVYVVGDDKLSSDLRPISEAVNKKYTRLELDYKYNAPKDPERIYYRSDHYNFARKGVPIIFYFNGTHNDYHKPTDTPDKINYNLMAKRAQLVFYTAWEMANRNDMLKRDIPLSEH
- a CDS encoding class I SAM-dependent methyltransferase, which gives rise to MSPEKFEMFRNRLTKVYRHLNKQAKRQGIACYRIYDHDLPEFALCIERYGDNLYLAEYKRKFEMAEAEHEAWLEACIELICEVLQMPVDNVYIKERQRKPGRLGQYQRVSEEGANFVVEEAELKFKVNLSDYLDTGLFLDHRITRGMIRNEANEKRVLNLFCYTGSFSVYAAAGGASQVTSVDLSKTYLQWAEENMRLNELYNEKKHEFVHADVKQYLDSLAPASFDLVVMDPPTFSNSKRMKDFLDIQRDHAELLNKTIRAVAPGGIIYFSTNYRKFELDREQINATEIKDITRATTPFDFEGKLFRYCYKIWK